A stretch of Tautonia rosea DNA encodes these proteins:
- a CDS encoding dioxygenase family protein: MGRWDNRRFDRRQMIGGLSFGAAMFMVRGAFAEELVRTPPQTEGPFYPNQLPLDTDNDLLRINDEITPAVGEVTHLSGRILDASGSPVRNALVEIWQVDNHGAYLHTGSANRSDRDANFQGFGRFLTGSDGSYYFRTIKPVPYPGRTPHIHFKIWNGREPLLTTQCYINGHPGNERDGILRRITDPADRNAVLVDFKPIEDSRIGELEARFDVVLGMTPQG, from the coding sequence ATGGGACGATGGGACAACCGTCGCTTCGATCGACGTCAGATGATCGGTGGGCTCTCGTTCGGCGCAGCCATGTTCATGGTCCGGGGAGCCTTTGCTGAGGAGTTGGTTCGCACCCCCCCGCAGACGGAAGGACCGTTCTATCCGAACCAGCTCCCGCTGGACACGGATAATGATCTCCTGAGAATCAACGATGAGATTACCCCTGCCGTTGGTGAAGTCACGCACCTTTCGGGCCGCATTCTCGACGCTTCGGGATCGCCCGTGCGCAACGCCCTGGTTGAGATCTGGCAGGTGGATAATCACGGGGCCTACCTGCACACCGGAAGCGCGAATCGAAGCGATCGTGACGCAAATTTCCAGGGATTCGGGCGCTTTCTGACCGGTTCGGACGGTTCCTACTACTTCCGTACGATCAAGCCGGTTCCCTACCCTGGACGAACGCCCCACATTCATTTCAAGATTTGGAACGGTCGGGAGCCGCTGCTCACTACCCAGTGTTATATCAACGGACACCCTGGCAATGAGCGTGACGGCATTCTTCGGAGGATCACCGATCCGGCGGATCGCAATGCCGTTCTGGTGGATTTCAAGCCGATCGAAGACTCTCGAATCGGGGAACTCGAGGCTCGGTTCGACGTCGTGCTGGGGATGACCCCGCAGGGTTAA
- a CDS encoding Hsp70 family protein produces the protein MSEPMKRVYGIDLGTTYSAIAYVDEHGKPVIVPNQESERITPSVVLFDGDAIIVGNTAKESAKVEPDRVVSRVKQHMGDPHYVFEYEGQAYSPEDISSFILRKVVGDAEVALGLGDEEKITDVVITCPAYFGTAEREATANAGTLAGLNVRAVLNEPTAAAIAYGLEQERDQVVLVYDLGGGTFDVTMIEIKDRLIRVICTGGDHRLGGTLWDEAVVMYLADQFREQTGLDSDPMDDSEVLNDLFLQAERGKKTLTQRDKAPFRVTHAGQSARVELDRETFEAITRHLMDRTLELTREMLADAKAKGFDSFDSLILVGGATRMPQVHDRLVAEFEIEPISFDPDEAVAKGAALYGFKESIQQQVVNYLPGAGNESGTFDPSAVSEQEMQEALDKIEQETGFTLTGPVRELVSTQIVNVLSKSLGVIARNDEGLDVVVYLLPRNGEVPMESTQDFGTDQANQAGVDIRVMAGERDSPEPADCQEVGIAQLHLPEGLPSKSPIRVTFGITRDGRLTVSAKDLTGGGSIDVEFETEAVMSAEDVEERSTALRLMQVS, from the coding sequence GTGAGTGAGCCGATGAAACGGGTCTACGGCATCGACCTGGGGACGACCTACTCGGCGATTGCCTACGTTGATGAGCACGGCAAGCCGGTGATCGTCCCGAATCAGGAGAGTGAGCGGATCACGCCGTCGGTGGTCCTGTTCGACGGGGATGCGATCATCGTGGGGAACACGGCGAAGGAGTCGGCGAAGGTCGAGCCGGATCGTGTGGTCAGCCGGGTCAAGCAGCACATGGGCGACCCGCATTACGTGTTCGAGTATGAAGGGCAAGCCTACAGCCCTGAGGACATCAGCTCGTTCATTCTGCGCAAGGTCGTCGGCGATGCCGAGGTTGCACTCGGTCTGGGAGACGAGGAAAAAATCACCGACGTGGTGATCACCTGCCCGGCCTATTTCGGCACGGCCGAGCGCGAGGCGACGGCGAATGCCGGGACACTGGCGGGACTGAACGTTCGGGCCGTGCTCAACGAGCCGACCGCTGCTGCAATCGCCTACGGCCTGGAGCAAGAGCGAGATCAGGTGGTCCTCGTGTATGACCTTGGTGGCGGCACGTTCGACGTGACGATGATCGAGATCAAGGATCGTTTGATCCGAGTCATCTGCACCGGTGGCGATCACCGACTCGGCGGTACGCTGTGGGATGAAGCGGTTGTGATGTACCTGGCCGATCAGTTCCGCGAACAGACCGGCCTGGACAGTGATCCGATGGACGACTCCGAAGTCCTCAACGACCTGTTCCTTCAGGCAGAGCGTGGCAAGAAGACGCTGACTCAGCGCGATAAGGCTCCCTTCCGGGTGACTCATGCCGGGCAATCGGCCCGTGTAGAACTCGATCGGGAGACCTTTGAAGCGATCACCCGGCACCTGATGGATCGGACTCTGGAACTGACCCGCGAGATGCTGGCCGACGCCAAGGCAAAAGGATTTGACTCGTTTGATTCGCTCATACTGGTCGGTGGGGCGACGCGGATGCCCCAGGTTCACGATCGGTTGGTGGCCGAATTCGAGATCGAGCCGATCAGTTTCGACCCGGATGAAGCGGTCGCTAAGGGGGCCGCGCTCTACGGCTTCAAGGAGTCAATTCAGCAGCAAGTCGTCAATTACTTGCCTGGAGCAGGAAACGAGTCGGGTACGTTCGATCCCTCGGCCGTCAGTGAACAGGAAATGCAGGAAGCGCTCGACAAGATCGAGCAGGAGACCGGATTCACCCTGACCGGCCCGGTTCGAGAGCTGGTAAGCACCCAGATCGTCAACGTCCTGTCCAAGAGCCTCGGCGTGATTGCCCGCAACGACGAGGGGCTTGATGTGGTCGTCTATCTCTTGCCGCGTAATGGAGAGGTGCCGATGGAGAGCACCCAGGATTTCGGTACGGATCAGGCGAATCAAGCGGGCGTGGATATCCGGGTGATGGCAGGCGAGCGCGACAGCCCCGAGCCGGCCGATTGCCAGGAGGTGGGTATCGCTCAGCTTCACCTGCCCGAAGGCCTCCCGTCGAAAAGTCCGATCCGGGTGACATTTGGCATTACGCGGGATGGGCGGCTGACTGTATCGGCCAAGGACCTGACCGGGGGCGGCTCAATTGACGTCGAGTTCGAAACCGAGGCCGTCATGAGCGCCGAGGACGTCGAGGAACGGTCGACGGCGCTTCGCTTGATGCAGGTGTCGTGA
- a CDS encoding type I restriction endonuclease, giving the protein MDLIDHLAQIAARIPAHRVHLATEEATKNALVLPLINALGYNVFDPTEVVPEFVADVGTKKGEKVDYVIMRDGKPAILIECKSAGSKLSINHASQLFRYFTTTDARFAVLTDGIEYQFYTDIEAPNKMDSHPFFEFSMLSLDSKIVEEIKKFSKQSFDLNNILCNASELKYKKQIRGLLNNELNSPSEEFVRLFTKQVYNGSITTSVKQQFTQLVGDAFRDFIKEMVQQRIQSALDGVEPVASSSTSDVPGVDLQENDEEIVTTEEETEGYHIVRAILSKHVNPQRIVIRDTKSYCGILLDDNNRKPICRLRFNYSQKYVGLFDSHRNEEKFPIEAPTDLFKFESRLVNTVIFYTSQQQKSKTPDLQSENGQSLNDAPNTELSEL; this is encoded by the coding sequence ATGGACCTCATCGATCACCTTGCACAGATTGCTGCTCGAATCCCTGCGCATCGTGTTCATCTTGCCACCGAGGAGGCAACGAAGAATGCGTTGGTTCTACCTCTAATCAATGCTCTTGGATACAACGTCTTTGACCCGACGGAAGTCGTTCCTGAATTCGTTGCTGATGTGGGAACCAAAAAAGGCGAAAAAGTTGATTATGTGATAATGAGAGACGGAAAACCCGCAATCTTGATTGAGTGCAAGTCAGCTGGATCGAAACTGAGTATTAATCATGCGTCACAATTGTTCAGATATTTCACTACAACTGACGCACGGTTTGCCGTTCTTACCGATGGCATTGAGTACCAATTTTACACAGACATCGAAGCACCTAACAAAATGGATTCGCATCCATTTTTTGAATTTTCGATGCTGAGCTTAGATTCGAAGATCGTCGAAGAAATCAAGAAGTTCTCAAAACAATCGTTTGACCTGAATAACATACTATGCAACGCAAGTGAGCTAAAGTATAAAAAGCAGATTCGCGGTCTCTTGAACAACGAGTTAAACTCACCTTCCGAAGAGTTTGTCAGGTTATTCACGAAGCAAGTATATAACGGATCCATTACGACAAGTGTCAAGCAGCAATTTACTCAGCTTGTTGGAGATGCATTTCGAGATTTTATCAAAGAGATGGTCCAGCAACGAATTCAATCCGCTCTTGACGGAGTGGAACCTGTTGCGTCGTCATCAACTTCAGACGTCCCAGGAGTTGACCTCCAAGAGAATGATGAGGAAATCGTGACGACTGAGGAGGAAACCGAAGGATATCATATTGTGCGAGCGATTCTCTCTAAACATGTCAATCCACAGCGCATCGTCATTCGCGACACCAAAAGTTATTGTGGAATTTTACTTGACGACAACAATCGCAAGCCGATTTGCCGTTTACGTTTTAATTATTCACAAAAATACGTAGGACTTTTTGACTCTCACAGAAACGAGGAGAAGTTTCCGATAGAGGCTCCAACCGATTTATTTAAATTTGAATCAAGACTTGTGAACACAGTCATATTCTACACAAGCCAACAACAAAAATCGAAAACTCCAGATCTACAGTCAGAAAATGGTCAGAGCCTTAACGATGCACCCAACACCGAATTAAGCGAACTCTAA